Genomic segment of Cereibacter sphaeroides 2.4.1:
AGAAGGCCCAGCAGGAGCGACCGGCCGAAGGCGCCCCAGATGTCGCCCACCGCCTGCTCCTGGAAGAGATCGCGGAACCAGTGCAGCGAGACGCCGCGCATGGGGAAGGTGAGCCCGCCCTCCGGGCCCTGGAAGGAGAGGATCGCGATGGTGATCGTGGGCCCGTAGAGGAACAGGAGGAACAGGCCGAAGACGGCGGCGAGGATGTAGAACGAGCGCGGACGCGGCTCCATCTCAGAGCTCCTTCCGGATATCGACGAGGCGCAGCAGGATGCCGATGGTGAGAAGCACGGTCGCGAGCAGCACCACCGCCGTGGCCGAAGCCGAGGGATATTGCAGCAGCGCGATGTCGTTCGAGATCAGCCGGCCCACATTCGCCGCCTGCGAGCCCGACATGAAGCGCACGGTGATGAAGTCGCCCATGACGAGGGTGATGACGAAGATCGAGCCGATCATGATGCCGGGCTTGGTCAGGGGCAGGATCACGTTCCAGAGCGTCTGGAAGCCCGAGGCCCCGGCGTCGCTGGCCGCCTCGAGGAGGCTCCGGTCGATCCGCATCATGGTGTTGAAGATCGGCACCACCATGAACAGCGTGTAGAGATGCACGAAGGCCAGGATCACCGAGAAGTCCGAGAAGAGCAGCCACTCCAGCGGCGCGTCGATCACCCCCCACGAGATCAGCGTCGAATTGGCGATGCCGTTGCGACCGAGGAACGGGATCCACGAGATCATGCGGATGATGTTCGAGGTCCAGAACGGGATGGTGCAGAGCAGGAACAGCGCCGTCTGCCAGGTCTGGCTGCGGACATGGAAGGCGAGGAAATAGGCGACGGTGAAGCCCAGCACCAGCGTCACCGCCCAGGTGATCGCGGCATATTTGAAGGTATTGAGGAACACCCGGTAGGTGACCTCCGAGCCGAACAGGAACTCGTAATTCTCCCAGGAGAAGGCCGGGACGATCGAGAATTCGGTGGCCGTCCAGAAGCTCACGATCACGATCATCACGATCGGCAGAACGAGGAAGGCCGCCAGCACCAGCGTCAGCGGCGCGGCCAGAAGCCAGCCCGTCACGTTCGGCGATTTCAGAATGCGCTCCATCTTTCCTCCGGGAGGCGGGCGGCCCTTCCCCTCGCGGGAAAGGCCAGGGGCCGGTGGCCAGTGAGGTCTGCGCGGCAGGTCCGGTCGGATCGCGGCTGTTACCGAATGGCTGGCAGGCAACTCATTTTCTAATCTTACAAGATACTTACGGTATCTTGTTCACGTCAGATCTGAAAAGCGGCAGCCGCATCGACGCGGGCACGGGCGGCGCACCGCCCGAGCCCGTCCGGGATCAGGCCGCGATGAACTCGTTCCACTTGCGGACCATGTACTGGTTCTCGTCCATCACCGAGTTCCAGCAGGCGACGCGGCCCATGCGCTCCTCGAACGAGCCGCCGTCGCGCACCTCGCCCGCCTGCGCCATGGCCTGACCCTGCGGGTTGGTGATCGTGTCGGTGGCGGGCTTGCCCTCGAACCAGTAGCCCCATTCGTTCTCGGACATGAACTCCTTCGAGGTCTCGGGCACGGCGGAATAATAGCCCTGCCGCATGAGGAAGCCGCCGACCCAGCCCGAGAGATACCAGTTGATATATTCGTAGGCTGCCTCCAGCGCGAGACCGTCGAGCCGCGCCGACAGGCCGATGCCGCCGCCCCACGAGCGGTAGCCTTCCCTGAGCGGCTGGTAGACGCAGGGAATGCCGCGCGACTTCACCGCCGTGATGGCGGGCGACCACATCGACTGGATCACCACCTCGCCCGAGGCCATCAGGTTCACGCTCTCGTCGAAGGTCTTCCAGAAGGCGCGGAACTGGCCCGCCTTCTTGGCCTCGGTGAAGATCGCCATGGTGCGGTCGATCTCTTCGCGGGTCATGTTGCCCTTGTCGCCGTAGGTGATCTCGCCCATCGCCTCGCAGACCATGGCCGCATCCATGATGCCGATGGAGGAGATGTCGAGGATCGAGGCCTTGCCCTTGAACTCGGGGTTCAGAAGCTCGGTCCAGCTTTCGATCGGGCGGCCGATCAGGTCGGGGCGGATGCCCAGCGTGTCGGCATTGTAGATCGTGGGGATGAGCGTCATCCAGCCCGACTCTTCCTGCACGAAATCCGTGCCGCCGGGACCGGAGGTGAAGCCCACGGTATGCGGCGCGGTGCCCTGCGCGATGGTGCTCTCGGGCGTGAGCTTGCCCGAGCGGAAGATGCCCACGATCTTGTCGTAATTCTTGATCTTCGACGTATCCATCGCCTGCAGGTTGCCCGTCGGCCAGACCTTCTTGCAGATCCAGTATTCGATGTCGGCGATGTCGAAACTGTCGGGCTGGGTCGCCGCGCGCTGGGTCACCGCGTCGCTGTCGAGCGCGGTCATGGTGAGGGTGAAGCCCAGATCCTCCTTCACCTTCTGCGCCACCTCGTTGAGGTTCGACACGCCGGTGCCGAACTGGCGCAGCGTGATGTCCTTGATGTCCTGCGCCCAGATCATCGGTGCGGGAAAGGCCGAGGCCAGGCCCGCGGCCGCCGCGCCCTTGAGCAGCGTCCGGCGGCTGTAATGGTTCTTCTTCATGGGATCATCCCTCTGTTGGACTGGATCAGGCCTGAAGGCGGTGCATCCGCCCCTCGTCCCAGGCGAGGTGCACGGACTCGCCCGGGTTTTTCGGTTGCTCGAAGAAGGTCGCCTCGGGGATCAGGGCCACGAGCTCCTGATCTCCGGCGGCCCGCAGGGTCAGCGCCACATGCGCGCCCTGATATTCCACCGCCTGCACCACGGCCTCCTGCCCGGCCGGGTCGAGACGGATCTCGTCGCAGCGCAGCGCGAAGCGGCCCTGCGGCAGCGCCACCACATTGTGCCCGCCCATGAAGCGGGCCACGAACTCGGTGCGGGGCGCGTTGAAGACGTCGCGCGCGGGGCCCGCCTGCTCGATCTTGGCGTTGTTCATCACCACGATCTCGTCGGCCAAGGCCAGCGCCTCGTCCTGCCCGTGGGTGACATGGATGAAGGAGATCCCGAGCTCGCGCTGAAGCCGCTTCAGCTCAGCCCGCATCCGGATGCGGAGGAACGGATCCAGCGCCGACAAGGGCTCGTCGAGCAGCAGCACCTGCGGCCCGGTGATGAGCGCGCGCGCCAGCGCCACGCGCTGCTGCTGGCCGCCCGAGAGCTGCGCGGGCAGCCTGTCCGCATAGCGGCCCATGTCGACGAGCTCGAGCATCTCGGCCGCCTTCGCCCGGCGCTGGGCGGCCTCCACCCCCTTCATCTTCAGCGAGAAGGCCACATTGTCCGTCACCGACAGATGCGGAAAGAGCGCGTAGCTCTGAAACATCATCGCCGTGCCGCGGCGCGCGGGCGGCAGCCGCGTCACATCCTTGCCCGACAGGAGGATCGAGCCCTCGCTCACCGTCTCGTGGCCCGCGATCATCCGCAGGGTCGAGGATTTGCCGCAGCCCGAGGGCCCGAGGAGGCAGACGTAACTGCCCCCCACGAAAAGGTGGCTCACATCCGCGACCGCTACGGCCGAGCCGCCGTAGCGCTTCGTCACATGCACGAGTTCGAGATCGTGTCCGGTCCGCATGGCATCCCCGTCGCTGCTGTCCCGAGGCTGACGCAGCCCGGCCGCCTGCGGCAATCCTGCAGCGGGAGCCGGCCCGCGGGATTCTTCCACTGCCTGAAATTCAGGCCCTCCCCGCCGCTCGGGACCATGATCCGATGCAGGA
This window contains:
- a CDS encoding ABC transporter permease; this translates as MERILKSPNVTGWLLAAPLTLVLAAFLVLPIVMIVIVSFWTATEFSIVPAFSWENYEFLFGSEVTYRVFLNTFKYAAITWAVTLVLGFTVAYFLAFHVRSQTWQTALFLLCTIPFWTSNIIRMISWIPFLGRNGIANSTLISWGVIDAPLEWLLFSDFSVILAFVHLYTLFMVVPIFNTMMRIDRSLLEAASDAGASGFQTLWNVILPLTKPGIMIGSIFVITLVMGDFITVRFMSGSQAANVGRLISNDIALLQYPSASATAVVLLATVLLTIGILLRLVDIRKEL
- a CDS encoding ABC transporter substrate-binding protein, whose protein sequence is MKKNHYSRRTLLKGAAAAGLASAFPAPMIWAQDIKDITLRQFGTGVSNLNEVAQKVKEDLGFTLTMTALDSDAVTQRAATQPDSFDIADIEYWICKKVWPTGNLQAMDTSKIKNYDKIVGIFRSGKLTPESTIAQGTAPHTVGFTSGPGGTDFVQEESGWMTLIPTIYNADTLGIRPDLIGRPIESWTELLNPEFKGKASILDISSIGIMDAAMVCEAMGEITYGDKGNMTREEIDRTMAIFTEAKKAGQFRAFWKTFDESVNLMASGEVVIQSMWSPAITAVKSRGIPCVYQPLREGYRSWGGGIGLSARLDGLALEAAYEYINWYLSGWVGGFLMRQGYYSAVPETSKEFMSENEWGYWFEGKPATDTITNPQGQAMAQAGEVRDGGSFEERMGRVACWNSVMDENQYMVRKWNEFIAA
- a CDS encoding ABC transporter ATP-binding protein encodes the protein MRTGHDLELVHVTKRYGGSAVAVADVSHLFVGGSYVCLLGPSGCGKSSTLRMIAGHETVSEGSILLSGKDVTRLPPARRGTAMMFQSYALFPHLSVTDNVAFSLKMKGVEAAQRRAKAAEMLELVDMGRYADRLPAQLSGGQQQRVALARALITGPQVLLLDEPLSALDPFLRIRMRAELKRLQRELGISFIHVTHGQDEALALADEIVVMNNAKIEQAGPARDVFNAPRTEFVARFMGGHNVVALPQGRFALRCDEIRLDPAGQEAVVQAVEYQGAHVALTLRAAGDQELVALIPEATFFEQPKNPGESVHLAWDEGRMHRLQA